The segment CACCGGTCGAGGGCGCCAATCTCAGTCCCGAGGACGTAGCCCCAAGGCGAACACGGCGACCCTCTCCCGGTACCTTCCGGCCCGGGTGTATACCGGAATCGGAAGGCTGGTGGACTTCATACAAGGCCCTGGCGCTCCCCCGCCCGCATGGTGGGTCGACGTCGCGTGTCGGACGCTCCACTTTTGGGGGAGCCATGGGCGTCTCGTGGAAGGACAACATCACCCTCGCCGACGCGTTGGAGCGCGTGGCGGACCTGCTGGAGGCGCAGGACGCCATGCCCTTCCGGGTGTCCGCGTATCGCAAGGCGGCGCGGACCATCGCCGAGTGGCCCCAGCCCGCGGCGGAGCTGCTCGCGGAGAAGGGCGAGGCGGGGCTGCGGGAGCTGCCTGGCGTGGGCAGGAGCATCGCGGCGGCGGTGGCGGAGCTGGTGCGCACCGGGCAGCTCGGCCTGCTGCAGCGGCTGGAGGACGAGTCCTCTCCCGAGCGGTTGCTGGCGAGCGTGCCGGGCATCGGCCCGGAGCTGGCGCGCCGCATCCACGAGGAGCTGGGCGTGCGCACGCTCGAGGAGCTGGAGCAGGCGGCGCACGACGGGCGGCTGGAGGCGGTGGAGGGCTTCGGCCCGCGACGTGGGCAGCAGGTGCGGGAGCTGCTGGAGGCGAGGCTCGCCCGGAGCCGGCGGGCTCGGGCGCGGCTGCGCGAGGGCGCGGGCGAGGGGCCTCGGCCGGACATCGGGCTCTTGCTCCAGGTGGACGAGGAGTACCTGCGCAAGGCCCGGGCGGGGCAGCTGCGGACCATCGCGCCCCGGCGCTTCAATCCCTCCGGTGAGGCGTGGCTGCCGGTGATGCGGCGCACGGTGGACGGCTGGAGCATCCGGGCGCTGTTCTCCAACACGGCGCTGGCGCACCAGCAGGACGCGACGCATGACTGGGTGGTGCTCTACTTCGACAAGGACGGCGACGAGGGCCAGTGCACCGTCGTCACCGCGCACGGTGGCCCGCTGGACGGCAAGCGCGTGGTGCGCGGCCGCGAGGTGGAGTGCCTCGCGTACTACGGCGTCGAGTCCGAGGAGATGGAGGCGCCCCCGCCCGGAGCGTGAGCACTCGCCCCGAAGCGCCCGTCTCGAAGCGCGCGCACCTGGGGCCGCGCGGTCCTCAGTCGTTCGTCGCGATGTACTGGAAGATGGCCGCGTAGAACTCCGGCTCGTCGAACGTGTCCGGCCCCACGCCCACCACGTCCACGTGGTCCTGGTTGATGATGCTGGACGCGGAGGTGCTCGCGGCGGAGCCGGGCGCGTTGATGTTGGTGACCGCGGGCACGGACGTGTCGTTCGTCACCGTGTCGAACCCGATGGCGACGTCCGTGTAGCGCAGCCGCGTGCCCATCTGCTGGGAGTTGATGCCCACCAGCCCGTCGTCATCCAGGTCGTCCTTCACGCCGTCCCCCGCCCCGCCCGCGCCGTCGTTGTCGCAGTCGTCCGCGCAGGCACCGTCGCCGTCGATGTCGAAGAAGAACTCCTTGAGCAGGTACAGCGCCGGGTTCACGTTCGCGCCGGTCTGCGCGGTGATGAGCGACACATAGCGTCCCGCGTAGGTGCTGCTCACCGGGTACGCCGTGTTGAACGCCTTGGCCCCCGTCGTCACCCCGTCGCCGGCCGCGTAGTCGTCGTAGACGAGCTGCTTGAGCGCCGCGTAGGGGTCGTTGCCGGCCCGGTAGATGCTGTCGCCGTAGTACCTCGCCAGCGCCGCGACGACGCTGGTGACGCCCGGGCCCTGGTCCAGCACGTACCTGGCCACTGGAGAGCCCCGATGCGGCGACGACACGCTCACCAGCACCGCCACCGCCGTCGCGCCCCGCCGCTCGCGCAGCACCCGCGCCGCCTTGCGCGCGTCGATGCCCCCCTGCGAGTGGCCGAGGATGTTCACCTTCGACGCCCCCGCCGTCGTCATGAAGCCCTCGATGTCGTTGGCCAGGTCCAGCCCACGCACCTCCGAGGACTGGAACGCCTGGACCTGCGCCACGAACGCGCGCTGCCCCACGTCCAGGTCGGGATTGCACGTCACCTCGAGCAGCTCGTCACACGGGTCGCCCACGAACTGCCCGTAGTCGTCTCCCCAATAGTCGAAGCCCAGCAGGTCGTCGAAGCCCCCCATGCCATGCGCGAACACCACGGGATACGTCGTCTTCGCCGCGCCCGCGCGCGCCTGGGGAACCAGGCACAGCACACCCACCACCACCAGGAATGCGTGAACCCTTCTCATCACCGACTCCTCTCGTCGGGGGAAGCCGCGCATCCTAGGGCCCGGGGAACCGCCCCGGACAACCCGCGACGAGAACGAGTCGCGGCAAAGTCGACACAGACACGTTCACCGCGCCCCCCACCCGCTCGCGACCTGACGCTCCGGAGCGGGTGGGGGCGCGGACGTCAGGGAGCTGGTGTGTACAAGTCCACGGCGGAGGTCGCGCCGGTGGCGCCCAAGCCGCCGACGACGAGCAGACGTCCGGTGTCCGCCAGTCGCGTCACCGCGGTGTTCGCCAGGGTGTTGGTCATCGCGCCGCCCGGCATCCACTGACCCGTCGCGGGGTCGAACACCTCGGAGGAGGCCAGCAGGCCCACGGCGCTTCCGCCATCGCCGCCGAGCACCAGCACGCGTCCGGTGCCCAGCACCGACGCGAGCGCGCCATACCGGCCGCTCGCCATGGGCGCCACCGTCGTCCACAGGCCGAGCGCGGGGTCGTAGACCTCGGCCGTCGCGAGCGCGCCTCCCTGTCCCCACCCTCCGGCCACCAGCACCTTGCCGCCGGGCAGCGACACCGCGATGTGTCCATAGCGCGTGCCCGCCATCGGCCCCGTCGTCGTCCACTGTCCGGTGTGCAGGTCGTACAGCTCCGCCGACGCCGTGTCCCCCGAGGGCGTCGTGCCACCCGCGACCAGGATCTTCCCGGACAACAGCGGCGTCGCGGTGTGGTTCACCCGACGCACGTTCATGCTGCCCGTGGCGCGCCAGGTACCGGACGACGGGTCATACAGCTCCGCCGTCGCCAGCGTGCTGCTGTAGCTGGTCGTCTGACGTCCTCCCGTCACCAGCACCTGTCCGGAGTCCAGCAGCGTCGCCGTGTGGCGGGAGCGCGGCGTGGACAGCCCGTTCGTCGCCTTCCAGAGCCCCGACGCCGGGTCGTACACCTCCGCCGACGACAGGTAGAGCGACGGGGTGGACTGGCCCCCCACCACCAGCACCTGCCCCTGCGGCAGCCGCGTCGCGGTGTGGAGGTAGCGGGGAGTGGCGAGGGCGCCCGTCGGCGTCCAGGTGGCCAGGTGCTCGTTGTAGAGCTCGGCCGC is part of the Myxococcus stipitatus genome and harbors:
- a CDS encoding helix-hairpin-helix domain-containing protein, coding for MGVSWKDNITLADALERVADLLEAQDAMPFRVSAYRKAARTIAEWPQPAAELLAEKGEAGLRELPGVGRSIAAAVAELVRTGQLGLLQRLEDESSPERLLASVPGIGPELARRIHEELGVRTLEELEQAAHDGRLEAVEGFGPRRGQQVRELLEARLARSRRARARLREGAGEGPRPDIGLLLQVDEEYLRKARAGQLRTIAPRRFNPSGEAWLPVMRRTVDGWSIRALFSNTALAHQQDATHDWVVLYFDKDGDEGQCTVVTAHGGPLDGKRVVRGREVECLAYYGVESEEMEAPPPGA
- a CDS encoding esterase/lipase family protein gives rise to the protein MRRVHAFLVVVGVLCLVPQARAGAAKTTYPVVFAHGMGGFDDLLGFDYWGDDYGQFVGDPCDELLEVTCNPDLDVGQRAFVAQVQAFQSSEVRGLDLANDIEGFMTTAGASKVNILGHSQGGIDARKAARVLRERRGATAVAVLVSVSSPHRGSPVARYVLDQGPGVTSVVAALARYYGDSIYRAGNDPYAALKQLVYDDYAAGDGVTTGAKAFNTAYPVSSTYAGRYVSLITAQTGANVNPALYLLKEFFFDIDGDGACADDCDNDGAGGAGDGVKDDLDDDGLVGINSQQMGTRLRYTDVAIGFDTVTNDTSVPAVTNINAPGSAASTSASSIINQDHVDVVGVGPDTFDEPEFYAAIFQYIATND